The following nucleotide sequence is from Gordonia jinghuaiqii.
GGCGGTACGACCACTGGGTGAAGCCGCTGCAGTCGAATCCGTTCGGGGTGGTGCCGCCCCACACGTAGGGGACCCCGCGCTGGCTCAACGCGGCGCGCACCGCCTTTGCCGCTCGCTCATCGGGTGCGTAGGCGACCGAACCGTCGGGGAGTGTGATCGGGACCCCGCCGGCCACCGGCGTCGTGGACAGGCCGCCTCCGGTGCCCGGTGCGCCCGGTGCGCCCGGTAAGCCCGTCGTGATCGTCGCGGGGGCGATGCGTCGGGTCAGGGCGGCCATGGCGTCGGTGTCCGACCGCAGATCGGCGCGGGTGCGGGCGACGATCTCCATGCCCCGGCCGATGTGGTCGACGGCCACCGGCAGGATCGTCAGGAGGCCCGCCGGGGTGAACAGCCCGCCGGCCAGGCCCCGGGCGCGCCGCTCGAACGAATCCACCAGTCCGCTCAGCTGGATCGCGGCGGTGTGGACCGTGCGTCCCGCGCCCTCCACCAGACGCCCGAACTCGTCGCCGCCGTCGGCCAGCCCGGCCATGTTCCGCTGCATCGAGGCCGCCGCACCTCCCGCGGCGGCCGCCCCCGCTCCCTCCCAGCGGGCGAGTGCGGTGTCGGTGGCCTGCGCGGACCGTCGACGTGCCGCATCGACGGCGGCCGAGGCCCGGCCGATCTGCTCCGCGGGATTGCCCGGTGCCAGGACCCCGGTCCCGAGCGCGGCGACGAGCACCCGTAGCGGCTCGATGAGAATCTCGACGGCGATCATCACAGGGTGAGTTCCCGTTCGGCGGCCGTCCGGTCGGTGGCGGCGTAGAGGGTGGCGGCGTCGTCGGCGCGCACCGCGAGCTGCTGCTGCGCCGCCGCCGCGGTGTCGAGGCATCGGCGGTGGATCTCGAGGAACTCGACGACGGCGGCGAGGAACTCGGCGCCGATCATCCCGAACGTGATCCCGAGGTCGATGAGGGCGGCCTGGTCGGCGTGGGCGGTCCCGCCGAGGAGTTGACCGCCGAGGAGTTGACCGCCCGACCGGTGCGCGTCGGAGAAATGCTGCATGGCAACCGGTTCGACGGAGAGTCGGTGCGGTGTCGCACGATCGGGTGGCGGTGCGACGGACGGGGTGGACATGGGGTGGCGGCTCATGGGACTCAGACGCGGGGGAGACCGCGCCGGTTCCATCTCGTCGCCGGCGACGGGGATGGTAGGCGATGACGGAGAAGACGACGAGTCGGCCAACCCGCACGCGTGTCCCGCCCAGGAAATAGGGTGGTCGTCATGGATTGCCTGATCGTCGATCACCCCCTCGCAGCCGCGCGCCTGACCACCATGCGCGACGAGAAGACCGGCAACGCCGGGTTTCGTGCCGCATTGTCGGATCTCACCCAGATGCTGATCTACGAGGCGCTGGCCGACGCCCCGAGCGTCGAGGTGACGATCAACACGCCGATGAGGGCACACACCGGGTCGCGCCTGGCCACACCGCCCCTGCTCGTGCCGGTGCTGCGTGCGGGACTCGGGATGGTCGAGCAGGCGCATGCGATGGTCCCCGAGGCGCACGTCGGGTTCGTGGGGATCGCCCGCGACGAGGAGACGGCACAGCCGGTGCCGTATCTGGAATCGCTTCCCGAGGATCTGTCAGGACTGCCTGTCTTCGTTCTCGACCCGATGCTCGCGACCGGTGGTTCGATGTTGCACACCATCGAGCTGCTGGTGGCGCGCAACGCGACCGACATCACCGCCGTGTGCGTCGTCGCCGCTCCTGAAGGTGTTGCGGCACTGGAGAAGTCGGGTCACCCGTGTCGCCTCGTGGTGGCCGCGGTCGACGAGGGGCTCGACGAGGTCAACTACATCGTGCCGGGTCTCGGCGATGCCGGGGACAGGCAGTTCGGGCCGCGCTAGCCGGGAAGGCTCAGCCGGGTAGCGACCAGTAGGCCAGCATCGGCTCCTCGCCGATCACCGAACCGCCGTCGACGATGGTGAGGCTCGCCGGCGAGACGATGTAGCGGACCGCCCCGTTGCGCGCCTCGAAGGTGTCACCGGTACGGGTGGGGAACTGCACCTCGATGCCGCCCTCGGGTGCCAGGCCCTTGTAGTACCAGCGTCCCGTCGCGGAGCCGACCTGACAGATGACGACGCGCGACCGGGACGTCTGCCCGATCGCGATCGCCGGGTCGTCGGCGGCGTTGCACCGCGGCCCGGAGGTGAACCCCTGCCAGTCGGCGCCCGCCACGGTCGGGGTCGGGCGGCTGGTCGGCGTCGTGGCCGGTGTGAGGTTCGTCGTGGGGGTCGGCGCCG
It contains:
- a CDS encoding type VII secretion target yields the protein MSTPSVAPPPDRATPHRLSVEPVAMQHFSDAHRSGGQLLGGQLLGGTAHADQAALIDLGITFGMIGAEFLAAVVEFLEIHRRCLDTAAAAQQQLAVRADDAATLYAATDRTAAERELTL
- a CDS encoding C40 family peptidase; translated protein: MIAVEILIEPLRVLVAALGTGVLAPGNPAEQIGRASAAVDAARRRSAQATDTALARWEGAGAAAAGGAAASMQRNMAGLADGGDEFGRLVEGAGRTVHTAAIQLSGLVDSFERRARGLAGGLFTPAGLLTILPVAVDHIGRGMEIVARTRADLRSDTDAMAALTRRIAPATITTGLPGAPGAPGTGGGLSTTPVAGGVPITLPDGSVAYAPDERAAKAVRAALSQRGVPYVWGGTTPNGFDCSGFTQWSYRQAGLELPRLAQEQDTAGTRVSQAQLQPGDLAVWSGHVAMYIGNGQMIEAGNPVGVSPVRTTNLDQVFEGFFRPR
- the upp gene encoding uracil phosphoribosyltransferase, which gives rise to MDCLIVDHPLAAARLTTMRDEKTGNAGFRAALSDLTQMLIYEALADAPSVEVTINTPMRAHTGSRLATPPLLVPVLRAGLGMVEQAHAMVPEAHVGFVGIARDEETAQPVPYLESLPEDLSGLPVFVLDPMLATGGSMLHTIELLVARNATDITAVCVVAAPEGVAALEKSGHPCRLVVAAVDEGLDEVNYIVPGLGDAGDRQFGPR